A genomic region of Anopheles coustani chromosome 3, idAnoCousDA_361_x.2, whole genome shotgun sequence contains the following coding sequences:
- the LOC131258526 gene encoding uncharacterized protein LOC131258526, with the protein MVSLKAVCVVVCVLAVAGRGYAAEDSTVRALRKVYSLCEDSDELVKCIKVQALKLTDRALKLPSIKLLDGMSLVRKADAEATGTRALNEPTPSEQELNQLPSAKVDELLFQRAQRFMDGHQLQLNVPRMLVAGQQETGRLVEEGRKKMKKYLGPFLAAMAIKGGILTMVYHSIAIVAGKALIIGKIALVISAIIGLKKLVTPEGHEKTTYEIVKHPHVQQSHTYSSNHGDFDTHENGQFHRSFGNSVGDMVMQDRAYRAHVPKN; encoded by the coding sequence ATGGTTTCGCTGAAAGCAGTGTGTGTGGTGGTGTGCGTGCTGGCCGTGGCCGGCCGGGGCTACGCCGCCGAGGACAGCACGGTGCGCGCCCTGCGCAAAGTGTACTCCCTGTGCGAGGACAGCGACGAGCTGGTGAAGTGCATCAAGGTGCAGGCACTCAAGCTGACCGACCGGGCGCTGAAGCTGCCGAGCATCAAGCTGCTGGACGGCATGTCGCTGGTGCGGAAGGCGGACGCCGAGGCCACCGGTACGCGCGCCCTCAACGAGCCGACGCCGAGCGAGCAGGAGCTGAACCAGCTCCCGTCGGCCAAGGTCGACGAGCTGCTGTTCCAGCGCGCCCAGCGCTTCATGGACGGCCACCAGCTGCAGCTGAACGTGCCGCGCATGCTGGTCGCCGGCCAGCAGGAGACCGGCCGCCTGGTCGAGGAGGGCCgcaagaagatgaagaaataCCTCGGACCATTCCTCGCTGCAATGGCTATCAAGGGAGGTATCCTGACCATGGTCTACcactcgatcgcgatcgtcgCCGGCAAGGCGCTCATCATCGGCAAGATCGCGCTCGTCATCTCGGCCATCATCGGCCTGAAGAAGCTGGTCACGCCGGAGGGCCACGAGAAGACGACCTACGAGATCGTGAAGCACCCGCACGTGCAGCAGAGCCACACCTACTCCTCCAACCACGGCGACTTCGACACGCACGAGAACGGCCAGTTCCACCGCAGCTTCGGCAACTCCGTCGGCGACATGGTGATGCAGGACCGCGCCTACCGCGCCCACGTGCCCAAGAACTAA
- the LOC131260407 gene encoding uncharacterized protein LOC131260407 gives MARLYRWLGFVIGCVLRLLVLASAEAKVIEQVAVRGADTQPTLQRHLLERARGCFDSGQLVACVRGEVIRIVERAIDSNVTLRVTPFLTIRKNPEWPGRVAGRETAVSDQSGSGWLGIFTKLREFLVSRVFQFSLVDADGRWLLAEVDEGRGKKHKNKQGGMFSMALMALMAMIAQVILGKVAVLAAVALIMAKIALVFSTLNGLKKSNGAGAGHGSEHVVYEHPSHGGGGGGGWQRSIHPRTPYERYPSYDDQNDLPYRKRRPNYDYQDDLEGA, from the exons ATGGCACGCCTCTACCGTTGGCTAGGGTTCGTGATTGGATGTGTTCTGCGGCTCCTGGTGTTGGCCTCCGCCGAGGCTAAAGTGATAGAGCAAGTGGCAGTTCGCGGTGCTGATACGCAGCCTACGTTGCAGCGCCATCTGCTGGAGCGAGCCCGCGGATGCTTCGACAGTGGGCAGCTGGTGGCGTGTGTCCGTGGTGAAGTGATCCGGATCGTGGAGCGAGCCATCGATTCGAACGTGACGTTACGCGTGACCCCATTTCTTACGATCCGCAAGAATCCCGAGTGGCCCGGAAGGGTTGCCGGTCGTGAGACGGCTGTCAGTGACCAATCCGGCTCCGGTTGGCTCGGGATTTTCACTAAACTTCGCGAGTTCCTGGTATCGCGAGTGTTCCAGTTCAGTCTGGTAGACGCCGACGGACGCTGGTTGTTGGCGGAGGTCGACGAAGGTCGCGGTAAAAAGCACAAGAACAAGCAGGGAGGCATGTTCTCCATGGCGCTGATGGCGCTGATGGCCATGATCGCGCAGGTGATCCTCGGCAAGGTGGCCGTGCTGGCGGCGGTGGCGCTCATCATGGCGAAGATAGCGCTCGTCTTTTCCACACTG AATGGCCTGAAGAAGTCGAACGGTGCTGGAGCGGGACATGGCTCCGAACACGTCGTCTACGAGCATCCGAGCCACGgcggaggtggaggtggaggcTGGCAGCGTAGCATCCATCCGCGAACCCCTTACGAACGCTACCCATCGTATGACGACCAGAACGACTTACCGTATCGGAAGCGACGGCCTAACTATGACTACCAAGACGACCTGGAAGGCGCCTGA
- the LOC131258530 gene encoding uncharacterized protein LOC131258530: protein MAQRQMLWDMGIIYPGLKLKLGPTLGAPGVLEFVLDPAVAQNDERSLFEEKSTARILTKSFVVPFLLGLKFNLATLLPLVFGGLILLSKKALILGKIALFLSGMFGYGSLLTPAIAGGFGGFGGYGGFGHGFAGHGAGGYGFGSKPFRYNNPLADSPDYDSHHHQHHHHSSSHHGDYQHGVAADSDHGSAGYYKKKDKFLNLDERIEPQTASSLVDKFYEYEKQQMLKDRTARLFERKFYEKEHQPQSGTGGMSGADYPFVTADLTTERNERSLPESAPGGGLGGRNFAWSDH from the exons ATGGCGCAGCGGCAGATGCTCTGGGACATGGGCATCATCTATCCGGGGCTGAAGCTGAAGCTGGGCCCCACCCTGGGGGCTCCCGGCGTGCTGGAGTTTGTGCTCGATCCGGCCGTCGCCCAGAACGACGAACGGTCGCTGTTTGAGGAAAAATCAACAG CACGTATACTCACCAAAAGCTTCGTCGTGCCGTTCCTGCTCGGGCTTAAGTTCAACCTGGCAACACTGCTGCCGCTGGTGTTCGGTGGCTTGATACTGCTCAGCAAGAAGGCGCTCATCCTCGGCAAGATAGCCCTCTTCCTGTCCGGCATGTTCGGGTACGGATCGCTGCTGACACCGGCCATCGCCGGCGGTTTCGGTGGCTTCGGAGGCTACGGAGGGTTCGGGCACGGTTTCGCAGGCCACGGTGCCGGTGGCTACGGGTTCGGCTCGAAGCCGTTCCGCTACAACAATCCGCTGGCCGACAGTCCGGACTACGACagccaccatcaccagcatcatcatcattcttCCAGCCATCACGGCGACTACCAGCACGGCGTTGCGGCGGACTCGGATCACGGAAGCGCCGGGTACTACAAGAAGAAGGATAAGTTCCTCAACCTGGACGAGCGCATCGAACCGCAGACGGCTTCCTCGCTGGTGGACAAGTTCTACGAGTACGAAAAGCAACAGATGCTGAAAGACCGCACGGCCCGGCTTTTCGAGCGGAAGTTCTACGAGAAGGAACATCAGCCGCAGAGCGGGACTGGTGGTATGTCCGGGGCGGACTATCCTTTCGTCACCGCGGATTTGACGACGGAACGGAACGAGCGGTCCCTTCCGGAGTCGGCGCCCGGTGGCGGTCTCGGTGGACGCAACTTTGCCTGGAGTGATCACTAA